The genomic segment TGCCGTACACCCTCGCTCCCGGCTCCTATTAATCAGCCCCAACGGGGTCATGGCAGCGGGTACTCTGCAAAAGCTAAAGTGTTGTATTCCTGAAAGAGGAAGTAATTCTTCCGGAGAATATTCTTTTTTCATGAATACTCCTAGAGCCCCGCCTTTTGGCGGGGCTACTCCTTAAATCTTTTCAATGAGCTCTATGCCATTTGGTAAGCCGGAACGATTTACATTTATTTCATAGTCATTGAAATTTCTCGGGGGATTAATACCTTCCTTTTTCTTTACTGAGATAAGATCGAAAAGAATGTGGGCTGGTGCATTTCCTAATTCACTCTCATGTTTGAATACAAATAGTTTGCGGGTTGCCATTTTTCCCCGAGATGCAGACCTGTCATGTTCAAACATATTAATCAATGCTTCCCAGAAAAGTTCTAGGTCTTCTTCGGAAAAACCTGTCCCTTTGTTTGGGTCATTGGCAAGTCTTGCAGAGACATAACCTTCCACCCGGTATAATCCATAGGGGACGATGTGTTTACGTCCGATGGTTCGCTCCTTTTCAGCTTCTTCTTCACGGGTAACCGTTAGTCTTGTAATAGTAACTTCTTGTTGAACAATAGGATCAATGCTTCGTGAAAAATTTAATTGAACAGGGCCACGTACTTGTCCGCAGTTGTCTCCTACACTTAACACAGCACCAAAAGTACG from the Treponema sp. J25 genome contains:
- the cas7c gene encoding type I-C CRISPR-associated protein Cas7/Csd2; its protein translation is MGILRNRYEFVLLYDVENGNPNGDPDAGNMPRIDPETGYGIVTDVCLKRKIRNYVEMVRRDATGYRIYIKEGIPLNTNHRQAYLAVGLEPGKKADLDGINRARTWMCRNFYDIRTFGAVLSVGDNCGQVRGPVQLNFSRSIDPIVQQEVTITRLTVTREEEAEKERTIGRKHIVPYGLYRVEGYVSARLANDPNKGTGFSEEDLELFWEALINMFEHDRSASRGKMATRKLFVFKHESELGNAPAHILFDLISVKKKEGINPPRNFNDYEINVNRSGLPNGIELIEKI